The following are encoded in a window of Candidatus Zixiibacteriota bacterium genomic DNA:
- a CDS encoding MogA/MoaB family molybdenum cofactor biosynthesis protein, protein MHDSDHLTATARIVTVSTRCASGLAEDRSGPILRDGLVALGIEVHGLDVVPDQRLIIQKSVISHCDVTPVSLLIFTGGTGPTPDDVTPESVLPLLNREYPAIASAISADARTKVPTAPLSRLLVGQRRGTIIIALPGSAGAVIDALETLRPMLPHLLRLAAGEKHGH, encoded by the coding sequence TTGCACGACTCCGATCATTTGACAGCGACCGCCCGCATCGTGACGGTCTCGACACGCTGCGCCTCCGGCTTGGCCGAAGACCGCTCCGGCCCGATCCTGCGCGATGGGCTCGTGGCACTTGGAATCGAGGTGCACGGTCTCGATGTTGTCCCCGATCAGCGGCTGATCATCCAAAAGTCAGTCATCAGTCATTGCGATGTCACCCCGGTGTCGCTTCTGATCTTCACCGGCGGCACCGGCCCGACTCCGGATGATGTCACGCCCGAATCGGTCTTACCCCTGTTGAATCGCGAGTATCCCGCCATTGCCTCGGCGATATCAGCCGATGCGCGAACCAAAGTCCCGACCGCGCCGTTGTCGCGGCTGCTGGTCGGCCAGCGTCGCGGCACGATCATCATCGCGCTGCCCGGATCGGCCGGCGCGGTGATCGATGCATTGGAAACATTGCGCCCGATGTTGCCGCATCTGTTGCGACTTGCCGCCGGCGAGAAACACGGGCATTAG
- a CDS encoding sigma factor-like helix-turn-helix DNA-binding protein → MDDGNSYGGWGANWRHWFIAHRHDAPVRMSRSHLIERAVRRAVGRLGPGERQVIERYYYLGRSFDSIAKEDFLSMARVRAMHRRALGHLRLLLAPLAQFLFGVGQSVDPDCPICTASWRHDAEEILDEKTAEMTWGQMAARLERAVGWRPGSPQTLIGHQRHHRRFTILPLSPDETDASDEEVIHDRDN, encoded by the coding sequence TTGGACGACGGCAACAGTTACGGCGGATGGGGGGCAAACTGGCGTCACTGGTTCATCGCGCATCGGCATGACGCGCCGGTCCGCATGAGTCGTTCGCATCTGATCGAGCGGGCGGTGCGTCGGGCGGTCGGGCGGCTGGGACCGGGCGAACGGCAGGTGATCGAACGGTATTACTATCTTGGCCGCTCGTTTGACAGCATCGCAAAGGAAGACTTCCTCTCCATGGCGCGGGTGCGGGCGATGCATCGGCGCGCGCTGGGCCATCTGCGGCTGCTGCTCGCGCCGTTGGCGCAGTTCCTTTTCGGTGTCGGACAATCCGTCGATCCCGATTGCCCGATTTGCACGGCATCGTGGCGGCACGATGCCGAAGAGATTCTCGACGAAAAGACGGCGGAGATGACATGGGGGCAGATGGCGGCGCGCCTCGAACGCGCGGTCGGCTGGCGTCCCGGTTCGCCGCAGACACTGATCGGCCACCAAAGGCATCATCGCCGCTTCACAATCCTGCCATTGTCGCCTGACGAAACTGACGCATCAGACGAGGAGGTAATCCATGACCGTGACAATTGA
- a CDS encoding thiolase family protein yields the protein MGDVYIAGLVRTPIGKFGGMLSHLSAVELGTIAAQAALDRSGVPPATVNETFIGHGRQAGCGPNPARQIAVGAGVPQESPATTVNQACASGLRAIALAVDQVRLGRGDVYLVGGTESMSNTPYFLPRARWGYRLGHGELVDGMYRDGFQCPIADQLMGRTAETLAEQYQITRQSQDEYAAESQHRAANARERLKEEIVPIRVNNRKGGEVALDYDEHVRPDTTVAALSKLEPVFKDDGTVHAGNSSGITDGAAAAIVLSEDAARRLNVTPMARIVDYSVVGVEARIMGIGPVPAVRQLEKMTGIGLGKIDLIELNEAFAAQVLACHQELRFDLATTNVNGGAIALGHPIGCTGARITATLLHEMKRRNSQYGLATLCVSGGMGMAILFEQV from the coding sequence ATGGGCGATGTCTACATAGCCGGGCTGGTGCGCACGCCGATCGGGAAGTTCGGCGGGATGCTGTCGCATTTGAGCGCCGTTGAACTGGGGACGATTGCGGCCCAGGCGGCGCTGGATCGATCCGGAGTGCCGCCGGCGACTGTCAACGAGACATTCATCGGCCATGGAAGGCAGGCCGGGTGCGGTCCCAATCCGGCACGACAGATCGCGGTCGGCGCCGGTGTGCCGCAGGAGAGCCCGGCGACAACTGTCAATCAGGCCTGTGCGTCCGGACTGCGGGCGATTGCGCTGGCGGTCGATCAGGTACGGCTCGGGCGCGGCGATGTCTATCTCGTCGGCGGAACCGAGTCGATGTCGAACACGCCGTATTTCCTGCCGCGCGCGCGCTGGGGGTACCGTCTCGGCCACGGCGAACTGGTCGATGGGATGTACCGCGACGGTTTCCAGTGTCCGATTGCGGACCAGTTGATGGGACGCACCGCCGAGACACTCGCCGAACAATATCAGATCACGCGCCAATCGCAAGACGAGTACGCAGCCGAATCGCAGCATCGCGCAGCAAATGCGCGTGAACGATTGAAAGAAGAGATCGTTCCAATTCGGGTGAATAATCGCAAGGGGGGAGAGGTCGCACTCGATTACGATGAGCATGTCCGTCCCGATACGACCGTCGCAGCGCTGTCCAAACTCGAGCCGGTTTTCAAGGATGATGGCACCGTCCACGCCGGGAACTCTTCGGGGATCACCGATGGCGCGGCGGCGGCCATTGTCCTCAGTGAAGATGCGGCGCGGCGTTTGAACGTCACACCCATGGCGCGAATCGTCGATTACAGCGTGGTCGGGGTTGAGGCGCGCATCATGGGAATCGGGCCGGTGCCGGCAGTGCGACAGTTGGAGAAAATGACAGGCATTGGACTCGGTAAGATCGACCTGATCGAATTGAATGAAGCGTTCGCCGCACAGGTCTTGGCCTGTCATCAGGAATTGCGATTTGACCTGGCAACAACGAATGTCAACGGCGGCGCCATCGCGCTGGGACATCCGATCGGCTGCACCGGCGCACGCATCACGGCCACGCTATTGCACGAGATGAAGCGGCGGAACTCGCAGTACGGCCTGGCGACGCTGTGCGTCTCCGGCGGCATGGGCATGGCGATATTGTTTGAGCAGGTCTGA
- a CDS encoding SDR family NAD(P)-dependent oxidoreductase yields the protein MRRDTKRPSALVTGGAKGIGRAIALALADDGYDVGIVTRQSEADAKRVIAACKKRGAKAQCWVADLTDIDAAEWVAADFVREYARWDVLINNVGDYWAGPVLRMTTDTLRSMFQSNLSVAVRLSLLAIKSMQKRKSGRIVNIGYVFADRLHANPRVAAYQAAKTAMLSFSHSLAVDAMRHGITINVVSPGVHHNTVEKPRNLKKLVPAGRMGQDADIIGAVRYFLSPEAGYITGSHIKVSGGYGI from the coding sequence ATGAGAAGAGATACAAAACGTCCCTCGGCGCTCGTCACCGGCGGCGCCAAAGGGATCGGCCGGGCCATCGCGCTCGCTCTGGCCGATGACGGCTACGACGTCGGCATCGTCACACGCCAAAGCGAGGCCGATGCCAAGCGCGTGATCGCCGCGTGCAAAAAGCGCGGAGCCAAAGCGCAGTGCTGGGTCGCCGACTTGACCGACATCGACGCCGCCGAATGGGTCGCCGCCGACTTTGTCCGTGAATATGCACGCTGGGATGTGCTCATCAACAACGTCGGCGATTACTGGGCGGGCCCGGTTTTGCGCATGACGACTGACACGTTGCGGTCGATGTTCCAATCAAACCTGTCGGTCGCGGTGCGTCTGTCGCTTTTGGCGATCAAATCGATGCAAAAGCGCAAGTCGGGACGCATCGTCAACATCGGCTACGTCTTCGCCGACCGGTTGCACGCCAACCCGCGCGTAGCCGCATACCAGGCGGCGAAGACAGCCATGCTCTCATTCTCGCATTCGCTGGCGGTCGATGCCATGCGCCACGGCATCACCATCAACGTGGTGTCACCCGGCGTACACCACAACACCGTCGAGAAACCGCGCAACCTGAAGAAGCTGGTCCCCGCCGGACGCATGGGTCAGGACGCCGACATCATCGGCGCAGTGCGATATTTTCTGTCGCCGGAGGCGGGATACATCACGGGTTCTCATATCAAGGTGTCGGGAGGATACGGGATATAG
- a CDS encoding enoyl-CoA hydratase-related protein, with product MLLSGHDSSCRDKVTFAAEMNPDGHIDWSVAEGIGIITIDRPARRNALSATMRSSLLERLRSPTTDRGVRVIIITGADGAFCAGGDIHALRQFKERGDEDGFVRLLDEGREIVGLLRNAAQPTIAMISGPAQGAGLFIALGCDLRYCDPTANFAAPLARLGIGPEWGGTYLLTRLIGTARTLEMFLSGRAFDAAEAARIGLVNRVWPQQELRAQTLGVARQMAGLPADALARAKRGVWETLDQSFAETAAYERKAQLDNFRSPDSTEGIAAFLEKRAPRFGDGP from the coding sequence GTGTTATTGTCGGGGCACGATTCATCGTGTCGCGACAAAGTCACCTTTGCTGCTGAGATGAATCCCGACGGACACATCGACTGGTCGGTCGCCGAAGGCATCGGGATCATCACAATCGACCGTCCCGCGCGCCGCAACGCGTTGAGCGCGACGATGCGGTCGTCGCTGCTGGAGCGCTTGCGGTCGCCCACAACAGACCGCGGTGTGCGTGTCATCATCATCACCGGCGCCGATGGCGCTTTTTGCGCGGGCGGCGACATCCACGCGCTGCGGCAGTTCAAAGAGCGCGGCGACGAGGATGGATTTGTGCGTCTGCTCGATGAGGGACGCGAAATTGTCGGGCTGCTGCGCAACGCCGCCCAGCCGACGATCGCGATGATCAGCGGTCCCGCGCAGGGCGCGGGCTTGTTCATAGCGCTGGGCTGCGACCTGCGGTACTGCGATCCCACCGCCAATTTTGCCGCGCCGCTGGCGCGACTGGGCATCGGCCCCGAATGGGGCGGGACCTATTTGCTGACGCGATTGATCGGCACGGCGCGAACGCTGGAAATGTTTCTGAGCGGCCGCGCCTTCGATGCCGCCGAGGCAGCGCGGATCGGTCTGGTCAATCGTGTCTGGCCACAGCAGGAATTGCGGGCGCAAACGCTCGGTGTCGCCCGACAGATGGCCGGGTTGCCGGCCGACGCTTTGGCGCGCGCCAAACGAGGTGTCTGGGAGACGCTCGATCAGTCGTTTGCCGAAACGGCGGCGTATGAACGCAAAGCCCAACTGGACAACTTCCGGTCTCCGGACAGCACCGAAGGCATCGCGGCATTCTTGGAAAAGCGCGCGCCGCGATTCGGTGATGGGCCATGA
- the cmk gene encoding (d)CMP kinase has product MTTPRSGHQVVTVDGPAGSGKSTTARLVAQRLGFDYIDTGAMYRAAAWLADQLGTDLSDEAQVGRLLGTLDLKMKTDPAGVRVFHGDQDITEAIRTPLADKLVTPVSANLEVRRHMQRWQRERAALGKVVLEGRDTGTVVCPDAEVKIYLDADLNMRANRRLRQRQAPTDDGAVAREARELARRDRADSERTHSPLRRAKDAIVIDTTGMTVAEQVDAVVGICRERFSSGAG; this is encoded by the coding sequence ATGACGACGCCGCGCAGCGGGCATCAGGTGGTGACCGTCGATGGCCCCGCCGGTTCGGGAAAGTCGACGACCGCGCGGCTGGTCGCCCAACGGCTCGGTTTCGATTATATCGACACCGGCGCGATGTATCGCGCGGCGGCGTGGCTGGCCGACCAACTCGGCACCGATCTGTCCGACGAGGCGCAAGTCGGGCGATTGCTGGGGACGCTGGATTTGAAAATGAAAACCGATCCCGCCGGAGTTCGCGTGTTCCATGGTGATCAGGATATTACCGAGGCGATTCGCACGCCGCTGGCCGACAAACTCGTGACTCCCGTTTCGGCCAATCTGGAAGTGCGCCGACACATGCAGCGCTGGCAGCGGGAACGGGCTGCGCTGGGGAAGGTCGTTCTCGAAGGACGCGACACCGGCACGGTCGTGTGTCCCGATGCCGAGGTCAAAATTTATCTCGACGCCGACCTGAACATGCGCGCTAACCGCCGTCTCCGACAGCGGCAGGCACCGACCGATGACGGCGCGGTCGCGCGCGAGGCCCGCGAACTGGCGCGGCGCGATCGCGCCGATTCCGAACGCACGCACAGTCCGTTACGCCGCGCCAAGGATGCGATCGTCATCGACACGACCGGCATGACCGTCGCCGAGCAGGTCGATGCCGTGGTCGGCATCTGCCGGGAGCGCTTCTCTTCCGGGGCCGGGTAG
- a CDS encoding lysophospholipid acyltransferase family protein has protein sequence MRLWYRLCRATISAFYHIVWWPRSEGRDFVPRGPCLICSNHRSWFDPPLIGVALGAREIGYLAKEELFGNPLARALFWSWNIRPIRRGTVDRAAVEHIDRLLARGIPVLAFPEGTRSRTGRMLPPRPGIGRLVRTTGVPVVPAYVVKTSGMHQAPFRWGRVCVRFGTPISAGEVGGFSDDKAGYRALSRLIMERICLLSDDPDRDRRDALESPGTPV, from the coding sequence ATGCGCCTCTGGTATCGCCTCTGCCGTGCGACGATTTCAGCATTCTATCACATCGTGTGGTGGCCGCGCTCCGAAGGGCGCGACTTTGTCCCGCGCGGTCCCTGCCTGATCTGCTCCAATCATCGTTCGTGGTTCGATCCGCCGCTGATCGGTGTTGCTCTGGGTGCGCGTGAGATCGGCTATCTGGCCAAAGAAGAACTGTTCGGAAACCCGCTGGCACGAGCGCTCTTCTGGTCATGGAACATCCGTCCGATCCGTCGCGGCACCGTCGATCGCGCGGCCGTCGAGCATATCGATCGCTTGCTGGCACGCGGCATCCCCGTGCTGGCTTTCCCCGAAGGGACACGTTCGCGCACCGGGCGCATGCTGCCGCCGCGTCCCGGCATCGGACGATTGGTCCGCACAACCGGTGTGCCGGTTGTCCCGGCGTACGTTGTGAAGACATCGGGCATGCACCAAGCCCCGTTTCGATGGGGGCGAGTGTGTGTACGCTTCGGAACGCCGATCTCCGCCGGCGAAGTGGGCGGCTTTTCCGATGACAAGGCCGGATACCGCGCCTTGTCGCGCCTGATTATGGAACGCATCTGCTTGTTAAGCGACGATCCGGATCGGGACCGCCGCGACGCGCTGGAGAGTCCCGGGACTCCGGTCTGA